In one Arachis duranensis cultivar V14167 chromosome 9, aradu.V14167.gnm2.J7QH, whole genome shotgun sequence genomic region, the following are encoded:
- the LOC107467603 gene encoding uncharacterized protein LOC107467603: MTSKTPPTNSLSVKLLIHTKRKKVLFAEASKDVVDFLFTLLQLPLATVVNILTKETASGCLGNLYSSVENLNRVYMQPNLSKDLLLHPTIILPSSPSISGILPSAARNHSDETTPKIYKCSSGYIGCMTTVTDVYNSLCSVCYSGRTTTELKYIKGEVTATARAGTAPATSGHSNNGFVKEVVTYMIMDNLVIQPMSILSGLTMLNQFNVYDVGALKEAVVQLGMNEGIQLLKTCMEKSDKVLTSVFLA; encoded by the exons ATGACGAGCAAGACACCCCCTACAAATAGTTTGAGTGTGAAGCTTCTGATACACACAAAGCGTAAGAAAGTGCTGTTTGCAGAAGCCTCTAAGGATGTAGTGGATTTCCTCTTTACCTTGCTTCAGTTGCCACTTGCTACCGTCGTCAACATTTTAACCAAGGAAACTGCCTCTGGTTGCTTAGGAAATCTCTATTCCAGCGTTGAAAACCTCAACCGTGTTTACATGCAACCAAACCTATCTaaggatcttcttcttcatccaaCCATTATTCTTCCCTCCTCACCTTCCATCTCCGGAATCCTCCCTTCAGCTGCTAGAAATCATTCCGACGAGACAACTCCAAAGATTTACAAATGCTCGAGCGGTTATATTGGTTGTATGACCACTGTAACAGATGTGTATAACTCTCTTTGTAGCGTGTGTTACTCTGGTCGTACGACGACGGAGCTGAAGTATATCAAGGGTGAAGTCACCGCCACGGCAAGGGCGGGAACAGCACCAGCTACTTCTGGTCATAGTAATAACGGGTTTGTGAAAGAAGTAGTAACTTACATGATCATGGATAATCTTGTCATTCAACCCATGTCAATCCTCTCCGGCCTCACCATGCTTAACCAGTTCAATGTCTATGATGTTGGTGCCTTGAAAGAAGCTGTTGTTCAACTCGGCATGAATGAG GGCATACAGCTACTTAAGACATGTATGGAAAAGTCCGACAAGGTTCTCACAAGCGTTTTCTTAGCTTAG